The window GGGCGGATAGCCCTTCTCGGCGATGAATCCCAGGCGCTCGGCCAGCACTTCGAGGTCGGGGCGCAGGAACGGAGTCGAGGACGTTTCCGCGGCCCAAAGCGACCCGTCCGGCTTCACGAGGAAGAGACCCGGCTCTGAGAAGAGCTCCGGCTCCGCGTCGGTGCGCGCCGAAGACAGGAAGAGGCCCCAAGCCTCCGCCTGTTCGCGGGTCATGCCATGGGCCATCGGGATCGGATCGAGCTCCCACTCCTCATGCGCCTGGCGGGCGCGCTCCTCGGTGTCCATCGAGACGTTCACCACCTCGACGCCCTCTTCGAGGAATTCGTCGTAGAGACCGCGCAAACCCTGCAGGAAGGTCTTGCAGATCGGGCAATGGAGGCCGCGATAGACGATGATCATCGACATCAGGTCAGGCGACTGCGCCGAGAGATCCCAGCGCCCCCCGATGATCAACGGCAGCGAGAGGGACGGCGCAAGCTGGCCGGGGATCGGGGTGGTGGGCATGGGGATCTCCGGGGGAGGGTCGGGCGCGGGATCAACGGCGCGGCCGGGCGCGGGGTTCCGCCTCAGCGGCGAAAGGGCGACGGGCGCAGGCCGTCCTTCGCCGACGCGACCACATCTGCGATGCGCTTGGCGCGCGTCGGATTGGTCTTCGCCGTCTTGATCCATTCGAGCGTGCCGCGCCGCACGCTGCGGGGCCAGTCGTCCCACACGGCACGCGAATCGCCCAGCGCAGCGTCCAGATCGTCGGGCACGGTCCCCGCCTCGACATCGTCGAGAAACGTCCACATCCCGTTCGCCTGCGCCGCCGAGATCGCCGCCTCGCCCGCCGGCGTCATCGCTCCCGACGCGCGCGCCTGGGCGACCAGCCGCTTGTTCACCGCCGACCAGGCCGAGCCGGGTCGTCGCGGGGCGACGCGATGGGCCGAGCGGTCGTCATCGACCCGCCGCACCACCGCGTCGATCCAGCCCCAGCAGAGCAACTCCTCCACCGCCTCACCCCAAGGCAGGTGGTCGGGGTGATGCGCCTTGTAGGTCGCGAGCCAGATCGACCCCGTCTGCCCATGATGCTCGGCCAGCCACGCGCGCAGCTCGGCGCGGGACGCGACGGTCACCATCTCCGCCTCGCTCACAGCTCCCTCCATTCACCGGGGGCCAGGCCCGCAACGTCATGGGGCCCGATGGACCAACGCACGAGCCGCAGGACCGGCAGGCCGACATGGGCACACATCCGGCGCACCTGCCGATTGCGCCCTTCGGTGATCGTCAGGCGCAGCCAAGCGTCCGGCACCGTCTTGCGCAGCCGCACCGGCGGATCGCGCGGCCAGAGTTCGGGCGGCGCCACCGCCTCGACATCCGCGGGCCGCGTCGGCCCGTCCTTGAGCGCGACACCCGCCCGCAGCGCCCCGAGCTGCGCGTCATCGGGCTCACCCTCCACCAACGCGAGATAGGTCTTCGGCAGCTTGTGCCTCGGGTCCGCAATCCGCGCCTGCGCCCGACCGTCATCGGTCAGC is drawn from uncultured Jannaschia sp. and contains these coding sequences:
- a CDS encoding peroxiredoxin family protein, with translation MPTTPIPGQLAPSLSLPLIIGGRWDLSAQSPDLMSMIIVYRGLHCPICKTFLQGLRGLYDEFLEEGVEVVNVSMDTEERARQAHEEWELDPIPMAHGMTREQAEAWGLFLSSARTDAEPELFSEPGLFLVKPDGSLWAAETSSTPFLRPDLEVLAERLGFIAEKGYPPRGTAS
- a CDS encoding YdeI family protein, with the translated sequence MSEAEMVTVASRAELRAWLAEHHGQTGSIWLATYKAHHPDHLPWGEAVEELLCWGWIDAVVRRVDDDRSAHRVAPRRPGSAWSAVNKRLVAQARASGAMTPAGEAAISAAQANGMWTFLDDVEAGTVPDDLDAALGDSRAVWDDWPRSVRRGTLEWIKTAKTNPTRAKRIADVVASAKDGLRPSPFRR
- a CDS encoding pseudouridine synthase — protein: MLIAFNKPMNTLSQFTDEGRWPGLSRFGLPKGVYAAGRLDRDSEGLLLLTDDGRAQARIADPRHKLPKTYLALVEGEPDDAQLGALRAGVALKDGPTRPADVEAVAPPELWPRDPPVRLRKTVPDAWLRLTITEGRNRQVRRMCAHVGLPVLRLVRWSIGPHDVAGLAPGEWREL